The proteins below are encoded in one region of Kogia breviceps isolate mKogBre1 chromosome 8, mKogBre1 haplotype 1, whole genome shotgun sequence:
- the LOC136794745 gene encoding spermatogenesis-associated protein 31E1-like, with the protein MENPLFSLKSTFDTWLNTSSTFWAIDTIFAFLCALGLFFLLLPYLQNNPSSPPPRKHGNIRKHQMEPRGRRKLKKKNKALKACGACREELEEVRALLSLLQSHLERLLDKGSFHQPSCQDPPGEACKAASAGADQPCREPAEEAVPATCPSAALAPLTQGSLPVASTLSTEPQDQSNLKRITLGTAAKSSTPGNSFWATVILAILSVGLAFYRVLFLSLWRKTTKALFFPTSSQSEPPQEHLAHQPPEAPFLAGPTDKQVETGSLSFVNPEVQKLLQILITKNAKLKICKGKEKDGSFSEQMSSDYLSNIQKQHLQKRLIKANFAKFLGKPQPRQGMKVVTKATGPTLVSPLPVPSPEHTEIQRARGKASPGDMSGPSEAPLTGQEDRLPYQMSTVNLMGRSWENGTVLGFPATRKTLSPPTKSVAQHPKEPRLKTQVAQGCATGELLQDSHTDILLQDDAIGMPLQDSATNVLLQGSHTDVLLADMLASRRSLSSSQREHASEDAPAFRVAPRDLNVSEQSSQGQQKFRKPKLKDSFKSEGEMLAPAEEWRCVRRLQPGEHEETRSNQGQQEPRKPTVRDPRKGQFASTDGRKDDRRPKPGEYEERSSGWQASQASGMSHASQVRERGESLGSKHPQPSPGKRRLLPEKQNWLGYFLRLLSPNQKDKGIEESVQKGKPASSTAQHQKPIRGKSVVESRAVDPWAIGRAVGQVPVKKMGLRQGLCASDLNQHPKQFQAPAEGHSHYHRLLSSSEKRRVLKDTAYSHQASPQDHSYHNKSRHTRGRGDKLASPPRGLESPVRPCQDRPRVAGDSGQLHHHPTCPQKCVPSGQRKCASHAFPGRKVVHEKAEFMQRKPASFHVNTLSMC; encoded by the exons ATGGAGAatcctctcttttctctgaaaaGCACTTTTGATACTTGGCTGAACACCAGTTCCACTTTCTGGGCGATTGATACCATCTTCGCCTTTCTGTGTGCACTGGGACTCTTTTTCCTGTTACTCCCCTACCTCCAGAATAATCCATCTTCACCACCTCCTAGGAAACATGGAAACATCAGGAAG CATCAAATGGAGCCGAGGGGGAGACGcaagttgaagaagaaaaataaagctttgaAAG CTTGCGGAGCTTGCCGGGAAGAGCTGGAAGAGGTTCGTGCCCTGCTTTCACTTCTGCAAAG CCACCTGGAGAGGCTCCTTGACAAGGGCAGCTTTCATCAGCCCTCCTGTCAAGACCCCCCTGGTGAGGCGTGCAAAGCAGCGTCCGCTGGAGCCGACCAACCCTGCAGGGAACCTGCAGAAGAGGCTGTTCCTGCCACGTGCCCATCAGCTGCCCTGGCTCCTCTGACCCAGGGCTCTTTACCTGTGGCCTCCACCCTGTCAACAGAACCTCAAGACCAATCCAACCTGAAGAGAATCACCCTAGGCACCGCTGCAAAGAGCTCAACTCCAGGAAACTCTTTTTGGGCAACTGTCATCCTCGCCATCTTGAGTGTCGGCCTCGCATTCTATCGCGTTTTGTTTCTGTCCTTGTGGAGGAAGACTACCAAGGCCTTGTTCTTCCCCACCTCATCACAGAGTGAGCCCCCGCAAGAACACCTGGCCCACCAGCCACCAGAGGCCCCGTTCTTGGCAGGGCCCACAGACAAGCAGGTAGAGACTGGTAGCCTCTCATTTGTCAACCCTGAGGTCCAGAAGCTGCTGCAGATTCTAATCACCAAGAACGCAAAACTAAAGATTTgtaaggggaaagaaaaggatggGTCATTCTCAGAACAAATGAGCTCAGACTACCTGAGCAACATCCAGAAGCAACATCTTCAAAAGAGGCTCATCAAAG CCAACTTTGCTAAGTTCTTGGGAAAACCTCAGCCCCGTCAGGGAATGAAAGTGGTAACAAAAGCAACAGGTCCCACCCTGGTGAGTCCCCTCCCTGTTCCCTCACCTGAGCATACAGAAATCCAGAGGGCCCGGGGAAAGGCTTCACCTGGTGACATGTCTGGGCCCTCAGAGGCCCCTCTGACTGGACAGGAGGACAGACTGCCTTATCAGATGTCCACAGTCAACCTCATGGGCAGAAGCTGGGAGAATGGGACTGTCTTGGGGTTTCCAGCCACTAGGAAAACCCTGTCACCACCAACAAAGTCAGTTGCCCAGCATCCAAAGGAGCCACGCCTTAAAACACAGGTGGCTCAAGGCTGTGCCACTGGGGAGCTCCTTCAAGACTCTCACACTGACATCCTCCTTCAAGACGATGCCATTGGCATGCCCCTCCAGGACTCTGCCACCAACGTGCTCCTTCAAGGCTCTCACACTGATGTGCTCCTTGCAGACATGTTGGCTTCTCGTAGGTCTCTTTCCAGTTCCCAGAGGGAACATGCTAGTGAGGACGCGCCAGCTTTCCGGGTGGCGCCACGTGACCTCAACGTGAGTGAACAGAGCAGCCAGGGGCAGCAGAAATTCAGAAAACCAAAACTTAAGGACTCATTTAAGAGCGAGGGTGAGATGCTTGCCCCAGCTGAGGAGTGGAGGTGCGTCAGGAGACTCCAACCAGGAGAACATGAAGAAACGAGAAGCAACCAGGGACAACAGGAACCCAGGAAACCAACAGTTAGGGACCCGCGTAAGGGCCAGTTTGCCTCGACTGATGGGAGGAAGGACGACCGGAGGCCCAAACCGGGAGAGTATGAAGAAAGGTCTTCAGGATGGCAGGCTTCTCAAGCAAGTGGGATGAGCCACGCTTCTCAGGTCAGGGAAAGAGGAGAGTCCCTTGGGAGCAAACACCCCCAGCCCTCTCCAGGGAAGAGACGGCTtttaccagaaaaacaaaactggctgGGGTACTTTCTGCGGCTTCTTAGCCCcaatcaaaaagacaaaggaatagAAGAATCTGTTCAAAAGGGCAAGCCTGCGTCAAGCACGGCTCAGCACCAGAAACCAATCAGAGGCAAATCTGTTGTAGAGAGCAGGGCTGTTGATCCCTGGGCGATTGGAAGAGCTGTTGGACAGGTCCCAGTAAAGAAAATGGGGCTTCGCCAAGGACTCTGTGCCTCAGACTTAAATCAGCACCCAAAACAATTCCAGGCCCCAGCAGAGGGGCATTCCCACTACCACAGGCTTCTCTCCTcttcagaaaagagaagagtgTTGAAAGATACAGCCTACAGTCACCAAGCCAGCCCCCAGGACCACAGCTACCATAACAAGAGCAGGCATACCAGAGGCAGGGGCGACAAGTTGGCCTCGCCACCCAGGGGACTGGAGTCCCCAGTCAGACCCTGCCAGGATAGACCAAGGGTGGCAGGTGACTCAGGCCAGCTGCACCATCACCCAACATGTCCTCAAAAGTGTGTTCCCTCTGGTCAACGAAAGTGTGCTTCTCATGCCTTTCCTGGTAGGAAAGTAGTGCACGAAAAAGCTGAGTTCATGCAAAGAAAACCTGCTTCTTTTCATGTTAACACACTGTCTATGTGCTAA